The genomic segment gtttTGTTCTGGAATGCATGTAAGCTTATTGGAAACAATTTGATCCTTTTGGGTCTTTCCTTTAAGACTTGTTAGGTAGACCAACCTATAGCTAATTATTCCCCACTAAGGAAGCACAGTTCCTTTGTGTACACCACACAAAGCCCCGTGAACAGTGAGGTTTTCCCAGTCTGACTGGTAGGAGGGGCACTGTTCCTGGGTCGGTGTCAGTGCCAGGAGCTGCTCCTTTCAATCCTGAAGAATCCGAGTGGTTCTCTCCCAGCCTCAGGTAGTCTTCCTAGGCCCGTTCAGATGCGCTCTCAGAATACTGGAGGGAGCTCCTCTGCGGGTCTTTGGGATTTTCTCTGTGAAGCTCTCTCCTTGGGCACTCCCGTCTTGCATACTAGCTCCCTTGGTCTCCCCAGATGCTCAGCTCTGCTCTTCAGCTCAGGGTGCCCTGCCTGGGTCCCCCGCTCCCTGCACCACCGCCTGAGAACTCTCTCAAGGTGTGAGCTAGAGCAGGAGTAGGGTTCCCCTCTCTTGTTTCTGCCTCATGGGtcactttcttccctttcctggtgTCTGGTGTTTTGCAAACCATTATTTCTTATATTGTGTTTGTTTTGACtgttggaggtgggaggggaaatCCAGTTTCTGTTACCCCGTCTCATATGGAAGTGAAGTCAGGGTTGTTTTAAGTTGTTAGTTTTATGGTAATTCCCGGGTGCCCGTTAATAAAGAAACTCACTGATCCttggcaaaatgagaaaacagacgTGCAGAGTTTTTAATAAGTTAAATGACTGCCTTGTTTTTGGAATTGTTATCTTTGCTTTCTCAGGAATAAGGTGACTCCGTTATGAAACAATAGCGACAATAATAGTTGtcttagaatttttctttcttgacaaAAGTTGGCAGCTGTgtaggggcttcctggtggcgcagtggttgagagtccgcctgccgatgcaggggacacgggttcgtgccccggtccgggaagctcccacatgccgcggagcggctgggcccgtgagccatggccgctgagcctgcgcgtccggagcctgtgccccgcaacgggagaggccacaacagtgagaggcccgtgtaccgcaaaaaaaaaaaaaaaaaagttggcagtTGCGTTGGTCCCAAGACTTTTTCTTTCATCGAGCTGAGCTATGAACTGTGAAGCTCTGAGGAAAATAAATGGCTCACTGAGCTTTAGCCTCTTAGTCTTATCACTGGACACCTGGAGGGGGTGTGGACCGCTTCCCATGGTCATGTTGATAAAGCCAGGCCCAGAACCCAGGTCCTCCCCCTGGTCTCAGGCTCTTTCTGCTGAACCCGCCAGGAAGGCTCCCTTCCATTAGCTTGGATGTCTTCTGTGTGtgttcctgaaaaagaaaatgtaagtagGTGAACCAACACTTAGCACGTTGACCTAAGAATGAAAGTGGTGCAGCGACaccaaaattgtttaaaatagatgtgttttgtgttttttatctcCTTACTTTGTTCTATATCAAATTATTCTTGTCACTCAGAGCACAAATATTATAACACCTTACAAAATGACGGAAGTTTTCACCAAGTGCCCTACTGAGTCATGAGATCCTCTGAGATTTAAATGGTGTTTTCTTACTTGGAATTTTAGACTTCCCATCTTCCACAGAAGGGGCTCATATATTGTAAATGCTAGTAGTTAGATTATTTTCATCATTACCATCTTGTAGAATAGCTTCTCTCCTGAAATAAAACCCTGTCCCTAATACAGGCATATCTCTCTTGTTCTTGTAAAACAAACTTCTTTGTTATCTGATTATCTCGTGTTTGCCTTAGGTTTCCTCGTGGTTAGACTCAGGTTGTGTGTTTTTGGCAGGAATTCTACAGAAGTGGTGTTGTGTCTGCCCAGGGTACCCTGTCGGGTGGCACGTGCTGTCAGGGTTGTGTCACCGGTGATGCTAAACTTGGTTAGGCTGGTGCCCATCAAGTTTCTGCGTTGTGAAgtgaccatttttttccctgtgtaaCGAATAAGAAATTTGTCGAGAGTTACTTTTCGACTGTGAATATCGTGTTTTCTATCAAACTTTGACTTGGTGATTTTAGTAAATCTTGATGGTTCCTGCCTGAAACAGTGTCAGTGTCAGGGTGAAAACGGTGCCCTTCCAGCCGTCATCCTCCTGTACTGAGCTGGCCTCTCCGTTCTCTGCTGTTGATTTACATCCACACAGGCTTATGGAGTCTTATTTTCCTCATGCTCTGTAGTCCATTCCTGCCATGATCCACTTTGATGTTCAGATTGTTCCAGACTCGGCAAGTGGGCACCCCTGTCagtggcccctgccctcctgaCGTGTCCCCTCATGCTCATCAGCACCTCCGTGCTTTCTGGGTCAGCGTGTTCCAGGCTTTTCCCCCCACCCGGCCCTGGAATCGGCTGTTCTTCCGGGGACTTAGAAACCCAGACAGGGCGCTTGGTGCCCTCATTGCTACTCTGGGGTCAGTGCCCAGGTCCTTCTGCCAACTGGAtgaggggggggagagagagagagagagagagagagtgtgtgtgtccgtgtgtgtatgtgtacttgtgtgtccgtgtgtgtattgtgtctgtgtgtgtgcgtatatgtgtgtgtccGTGTACGTATGTGTGTCTGCGTTTGTGTCCATCTGTGTGtatccatatgtatgtatgtgtgtgcgtgtgtctgtgtatatgtgtgtgcacatatgtatatctgtatgtccgtgtgtctgtatgtgtgtgtctgtgcatgtgtgtgcccatgtgtatatgtatgtatccgTGTGTATATGTTTGTCCGCTTGTATGTGTATGTCcgtgtgtgtgtccctgtgtgtgtccatgtgcgtgtgtccgtgtgtgtatgtgtgtgtccgtgtgtgtccccgtgtgtgtgtgtgtgtgtgtccccgtgtgtccgtgtgtgtgtgtccccgtgtgtgtgcgtgtccgTGTGAGAGCAATCTTTGGTTCACACTGATGCCTCTGAGTCCAGTCACACTCCTGGGACGACTCCTCAGTCTGTAGAGAGATACTCGGGTCTCTGTCCTCCCACAGCAAGAACCCGGCTCCAGTCCCGCCGGCCCTTCTACACACCCCGTGCTTCCGGGGTGGCAGCTGCAGCCACGCTGTTACGAACAGCAGACCGGTCCCTGGAGTTCCAGGCTTGTTTGTGGTCCTGTCTGACTGAGGATGTAGTCAAAGTAACGTGTTCAGAAGGTGCTTAGAtgagttttctcttccttctttggtTCTTTGGTCATGAGCGTCTCTCTTGATTTCAGACGTATGGCCCCCCGCCACCGCCCCCAagcctgttttcattttatttatgtctcTGTAAAACATAACTAGGTTCTAAAGCCAAAATTACGCAACAGGGCAGATCCGTGTCCCCGCCTCCTCCACACCGTACCGCTGACCCCGCTGTGCCCCGCGCTGCTGGCCTCCGGTTGTCGTGATGGTGTCTCCCGTCCGCTGTGTATTCTCCCGCTCTGCTTGGGCCTGTGAATTGTTCCCAGTGTCCTACGGCCAGTACGGCAGGGAGTGACGTGTGCACATTGTGTGTCGCCAGGGCGTCTCTTCAGGGTGAACCCCATAAGGGGTGCGGGGTCAGCGTATGCTCAGTTGTGCTGACCTTCCGGGGGCTCTGGGCCCCGAGCGGCAGGGGGCCCGTCCGCACAGCCTCACCAGCCCACGGGGTTGACAGGGAGGTGTTCATGTGCTGTGCTCTCACTGTCAGTGGTGATTTTCCAAACATCTGTGGATTTTCCAGAAACATGCCGACATTATTCAAGGAAAGCTTTAAAACTGCGCAGGAGGGGGAGAGATGGGAGATCATAACGAGGCAAGATGGGCGTTTACTGTagaattctttcaacttttgttcgtatttgaatatttttattataaacgtTAGAGGGATAAAGATCTGAAAAACACAGAGGTACATTTGGACAGGTGGAAAGTGTTTGTTGAGACGGTGACTGCCTTCCTCCGGTGCACACGTGGCTTCTGATCTGCCCGTGTGATCAACGCGACTGCTGTGTGCATTTGATCGCGTGATGGTGTGTGCATTTGATCgcgtgatgtgtgtgtgtgagtgtgatcAGCATGATGGGGTGTGTGATCAcgtgatgtgtgtgtgcgtgtgtgatcAGCATGATGGGGTGTGTGATCAcgtgatgtgtgtgtgcgtgcgatCAGCGTGCCTGCCGTGTGTGCTGCAGGAGCCAGGATGTCTGCGTGGGAGTCTAGGCTCTACACACCCAGGCTGTGTGATGTTGGGCTGGCGacctagcctctctgagccacatCCCTCATCTGTCCAAGGGGGGTGCAGAGAGCACCTGAGTGAGTTATTCATATAAAGCACTGAGAGCGTTGCCCGGCACGCGGTAAGCGCCGtgtgttccttctttcctttcccgcTAGTCCACCGGTCGGCTCCACAGAGCATTGTAGCTCCTGCCCCTCGTACGTAGGATGATATTCCTATCTGTGGAGCACGTGTCTGGCAGCTCAGTCCTGGTGTTCAGGGCTCACGAGAACCCCTCCTGCTCTAGATTAAGATGTTTTATGAGGAGCATTTACACCTGGATGATGAGATCCGCTACATCCTGGATGGCAGTGGGTACTTCGACGTAAGGGATAAAGAGGACATGTGGATCCGGATCTTCATGGAGAAAGGAGACATGATCACTCTCCCCGCCGGGATATACCACCGCTTCACGCTGGACGAGAAGGTGGGCCTTTCGTCTTCTCTGCTGGGGCCTGGTCTGTGCACAGACGTGGACACTCAGCCCTGCGGCGGGAGGCGAGGATGCTACCTACCTCTGAGCGAGTGGCCGGCGCCACAGGGCCCCCCGCCCGCCCGGGCCCGTGCACGCAGGTCAGCGGGAGGCATCCGTCCAGGGGTCCGGCTTTGTGCGGGTCTCAGGGTCACTGCTCCCTCGTCATTTTAAGAGCATTTCAGTTGGGCCTTAACAGTCGTGCAGTAGAGCCACCGAGACCGGCCACAGAAGCAGGACTAGGGCGGCTCTGAGGGTCTCTGGGTGTGATTCGGACGAATCTGAGATTTAAGCACGATTTTTGGCTAGGAACTGAACGCACTAGGTTTAGAACTCAGGATTATGAGGCGGTGTGTGAAGAAGGGTCGCCTTGGCACCCCTGTTCCCAGCGCCCAGTATCTCTCCCTGAAAGTAACCACTGTTGTGTCCTTAAAAGTCTCCTTAGCGCGCTGTCACGCATATCAGGCGAACGTGAGCCAGTATCTTTCCCTTTTCCTCGGGAGGCAGCCGACTGCTGCAGGCGGGGctgcattttccttctttctgctcgCCGTGCTTTGGGATCGTTTCGTTTCAGGATGTAAAGGGCCTCGTTCCTGTTTACAGCTGCCTGGTGTCCACTGTGGGACGTACCCTGATTTAGCCCATTGACGGCTGACCCCTACAGATGGGTACAccagctgtttccagttttttgctgtTGTAAACGGTGCCGTAATAAGTAACCTCACACATTCGTCATTTTGTACTTATGTGAGTGTACCTGAGGGATAAATTGCTGAAAGTGAACCCTGGATGGACAGGTGTGCACGTTTCTACTGTGACGCAGGCTGCCCTCCCTTCTAATTCGTGGGAAACCGGTACCAAAGGaagcaggaggggaggaggggcacaCGCCCAGGCGGGGTCAGCGCTCACGGCTGGGGTGTTTGCCGAGAGAGTGCAGGGTCAGCGCTGAGCTGGAGCCGCAGATGCTTTGGCCGCCCGAGCACGAGGCCTTCTCGCCGTGGCACCGACGCTGCCTCTCAGAAGATGGAAGAAAGTGCTAAGACCCAGGGATAAAACAGCAAGGAGCGTTAACCTCCGTAGCTGGTCTAACCGTTGCTgctgtgtttgcttgttttctagAACTACGTGAAGGCCATGCGGCTGTTTGTGGGAGACCCAGTGTGGACGGCGTACAACCGGCCGGCTGACCACTTCGAGGCCCGCGGGCAGTACCTAGAGTTTCTGGCGCAGACGGCCTAGCGGTGCCCTGGGGTCTGGCGCACCCCGGCCCCTCTTGTGAAGGTCTCAGGCCTGATGCAGCAGAAAAGCAGTcgtattctctttgcttttgtgtTGTAGACTTGAGGCTAGGTGAGCTTTCCTCTGCGAGACTGTTGGATCAGAATACGTTTTAATGGGAGCCGCTATAGAACCGGTTTGCACGTGGAAGCACCTGTGGAGATCTGGGCAAATCCGCTCATTTTCTCTGATTCAGGATCAGTGGTCAGTGGCCCTGTGTCAGCTCATGCCTTCAGCTGCGACCCAGTGAGTTTCAGCGCCCCAAACGCAGCCACTTAGCTGCCCCATCTGGACCCGATTCTTGGACTTTAAGCAGATACCAGGCGAGGCCACGCCTGCCCTGTGCGAAGGAGTGACAGTGGATGACAGGAGTGAGCAGAGAGAAGACACTGTTCTCCCCAAACACGGGGGAAGCTGGGTAGGGGGTGCCATGGGGCATGCGCTGGCGTGTTAGGGACCCTCGCTTGATTATGCCACGTTTTTGTTCAAGATAAAGTAGCTGCCTTAACGTTATGCTTGTGGCTTGGAGTTCCCTTATATTCTGGTACATGTGGTTCCTTAAAATCACCCCAGTTAGATCCTTTGTGGGATTGTATGTGtgtacaattaatttttattttatctgggTTATTACTTGTTCCAGGTGAGATTTCTAGGTTAAACTCCCTACAGTAAATCTCTTTTACAATCAAGCCTTTGAATTTTAACAGAAAAACTTGTACCTTTTTTTTAGTTAACAATTCTGAGATACAATTATACCTAATTCGTTATAATCATAGAAAAACCCTACATTAACCTCATATTTGAAGGGCAGTTTGCtttaagtatttcttttaaaCTGGATTAAAAATCTTTATGTTAAAAGTGAtctgtcgggacttccctggtggtccagtggttaagactctgcgctcccaatgcaggggacacgggttcgatccctggtctggtcTAAGATCGaactgggagctaagatcccacatgctgggcagtgcggccaaattaaaaaaaaaaaaagaaaagcgatCTGTCATCACTTCCACGTTGTTCTTGGGGGTGTGTGTCCACGGCACAGAGGAAATTCTGAATTTTAGGATTAACGTGTGCGCTGGCAGCACGATGATAACACCACCAGCCCCCCAGGGCCTTGCGTGCTGCTGTCCTCGGTCTTCCCTTGATGGGGCCCCAGGGACGCCCCGGAGCAAGGGCGGCTCCTGCAGGCCTGGCACAGCGCTAGAGAGCACGGTCCTTCGTGCGTTCACAGTCGTCAGGACGCTACGTCGGGGTCTCCCAGGAGCACACGGCTGTGAGCTGAGCTGTCCGTCTGGAGCCAGGTGCACCCGCTTGTTGAGTAAGACACGACTCCACGTGTGTTATTTTACAAACGTGTCCTCTCTTGAAAGGCATGTAGCACTTACTGGAGGGCGGCTACGGCTGGGATGTGATGAGCCAGAACGTGAATTAATTGCCCTTGGGGGTAGCTTCACACTGGTTCACGTGTCGGCACTTTAAAGCAATGCCCGCTTTCCCCTTGTTCCTACTGAGGGTGTCTGCCGTGCACCCCGACCGTGTGAGGAGACAGCCGGGTTTGGGCCCGTGCCGTGGTTTCCGTCCAGAGGCAGGCGTGGCCAAGCCAGGAAACGGCCAACCTTGTCCTGCCTTGATCCAGGTTAAACATGTAGCAAACTGACGTTTTAGCCGCTCGGTACTTTCCGTGCTTGAAATCCAGCCTTTAAGGCTCCTGCCTTCCTAGGGTGTTCCGCTCTTTGTGCTTCGTCCGTGTGTCCTGAGTGGGCGTGGCTCCGTCGTCTCTGACGTTTATCCAGAAGGAAGGGTGGTGGGCGAGCAGGGCAGCCCCCGCCCCTGCTGCAGATAGCCTCCCGGCCAGGTGCTCCACTGACTGTCGCTAATTAGAAGCAGGTAGAGCGCTGCGGGCGTTCAGCTGTTTCTGCCCTTCAGATAAGCGTTCTCATCTACTCCTTCCGTCCACACCCACAGAGAAGTTGTAAGTATATTACAGCGAATTTCCCTATATTTACTTTCATCTGTGTTCACTCACGTACCAATGATATTACTGTATACGTTTTGAAATGTAAGCTATTTATAATCTATTGAGAGAAAAAATGCAGTCTCCTTTCGGTAACAATATACATACATTACACCCAAAAAAATATTCTCAGTAGCTTTCTCTGGATAGTAAAATTATAGATTACTGGTTACGTTTTTAGTTTTGTCCATATACAGTTGATAATTTGTCTACAAAGAACACAGTAAGCTACTCGTCTGAACTCTCAACATTAAGACTCCTAAGTCGGTCTCTAACAGAAGGGAGTGTGGTGGTCTCGTCAGGACTGGAACCGGGGTGAAGCAGGAAGGGCTGCGGGGGGCTTGGGGCGCAGCCACCCCACGTCTCTCTCGGTTTGCTTTCTGGGTCCCTGTTTCTCGTGTCTTGTCCCCGGGCCCCGTGTCGTAAGTGTTTTGGTTGAGAAAACACGGCTGCTAGGTTGAATTCTTGCACCAAAGCAGCGCTTTAAAATATGGAAGTGTCGCATGCCGATCTTGCCAGAACGAGGCAGTCGCA from the Globicephala melas chromosome 12, mGloMel1.2, whole genome shotgun sequence genome contains:
- the ADI1 gene encoding acireductone dioxygenase, which gives rise to MVQAWYMDKSADDPRRPHRGEPARPVGLEQLRGLGVLYWKLDADKYENDPELEKIRKERNYSWMDIITICKDRLPNYEEKIKMFYEEHLHLDDEIRYILDGSGYFDVRDKEDMWIRIFMEKGDMITLPAGIYHRFTLDEKNYVKAMRLFVGDPVWTAYNRPADHFEARGQYLEFLAQTA